A genomic region of Azoarcus sp. KH32C contains the following coding sequences:
- the ybaK gene encoding Cys-tRNA(Pro) deacylase produces the protein MSKMQQHAPETPATRFLKQHHIAFSTHLYEYEPHGGTSVSSRELNVSEHSVIKTLIMEDENGEPLVVLMHGDHKVSTKELARQTGRKRIEPCAPEVANRHSGYLVGGTSPFGLRKRMPILMEKTILDLPLIYINGGRRGFLIGIHPHDVIRILQPQLVEVAI, from the coding sequence ATGAGCAAAATGCAACAACATGCGCCCGAAACTCCGGCGACGCGATTTCTCAAGCAACATCACATCGCTTTTTCTACCCATCTTTACGAATACGAGCCTCACGGGGGAACGAGCGTTTCGTCGCGCGAACTAAATGTTTCGGAACACTCCGTTATCAAGACGCTGATAATGGAAGATGAAAACGGCGAACCGCTTGTTGTGCTGATGCATGGCGACCACAAGGTGTCGACGAAGGAACTTGCGCGCCAGACCGGACGCAAACGCATCGAGCCTTGCGCCCCCGAGGTGGCCAATCGTCATTCCGGCTATCTCGTCGGAGGCACCTCTCCTTTCGGACTGCGCAAGCGCATGCCGATTCTCATGGAAAAAACCATTCTCGACCTGCCGCTCATCTACATCAACGGCGGCAGGCGCGGCTTCCTCATCGGCATTCACCCGCATGATGTGATCCGAATTCTCCAGCCGCAACTCGTGGAGGTCGCGATTTGA
- the xerD gene encoding site-specific tyrosine recombinase XerD — translation MSSTESRLPAETLAELDAFNDAMWLEHGLSKNTLASYRSDLALFAHWLQRRGGTLSQADAADLMAYLAEFSLAARPTSQRRLLSSWRRYFHYLLAQGRIDTDPTALLDPPMRTERFPKTLTERQVESLLAAPDLDTPTGLRDRSMIEVMYASGLRVSELVELKIFSVSINDGLVRIMGKGNKERLVPLGEEAVDWLRRYIQEARPILLARRSCDEVFVTRRGSGMSRQMFWRIIKQYALVAGIPTDRISPHTLRHAFATHLLNHGADLRVVQMLLGHADISTTQVYTHIARERLKSLHEIHHPRA, via the coding sequence GTGAGCAGCACGGAAAGCCGACTTCCGGCCGAGACCCTTGCCGAGCTCGATGCCTTCAACGACGCAATGTGGCTCGAGCACGGCCTGTCGAAGAACACACTCGCGAGCTACCGCAGCGATCTCGCGCTATTTGCGCATTGGCTGCAGCGCCGCGGCGGCACCCTTAGCCAAGCCGACGCCGCCGACCTGATGGCCTATCTGGCCGAATTCAGTCTTGCCGCCCGTCCCACCAGCCAGCGACGACTCCTATCGTCATGGCGCCGTTATTTTCATTATCTCCTCGCTCAAGGGCGCATCGACACCGATCCCACCGCTCTGCTGGATCCACCGATGCGCACCGAGCGTTTCCCGAAAACCCTGACCGAAAGACAAGTTGAAAGCCTCCTCGCGGCTCCCGACCTCGACACCCCGACCGGCCTGCGCGACCGCAGCATGATCGAGGTCATGTACGCCAGCGGATTGCGCGTATCGGAACTCGTCGAACTCAAGATCTTTTCGGTCAGCATCAACGACGGACTGGTCAGGATAATGGGAAAAGGAAACAAGGAGCGGCTCGTCCCGCTCGGAGAAGAGGCGGTCGACTGGCTTCGACGCTATATTCAGGAAGCGCGTCCGATATTGCTTGCTCGCCGCAGTTGCGACGAAGTCTTCGTCACGCGGCGAGGCTCCGGCATGAGCCGCCAGATGTTCTGGCGCATCATCAAACAATACGCGCTCGTCGCCGGGATTCCCACGGACCGCATTTCGCCCCATACCTTGCGCCATGCCTTCGCAACCCATCTGCTGAATCATGGCGCCGACCTGCGAGTCGTGCAGATGCTCCTCGGACACGCGGACATTTCCACGACCCAGGTCTATACGCACATCGCGCGCGAACGACTCAAGTCCCTGCACGAAATTCATCATCCCCGCGCTTGA
- a CDS encoding methylated-DNA--[protein]-cysteine S-methyltransferase, with product MTEFAAVIELPFGHFGIRTAEDRVQELVFLPPDATPKSPDNLLAERAAHQIALWIEDPDRPFDLPLVERGTAFQRRVWAAITAIPRGRQRRYGSIAAELGSAARAVGQACGANPFPLVVPCHRVVAAGSLGGFANATDGYLISAKRWLLEFEARS from the coding sequence ATGACCGAATTCGCCGCAGTCATCGAATTGCCCTTCGGACATTTCGGCATTCGCACCGCCGAGGACCGCGTGCAGGAACTCGTCTTTCTTCCGCCCGACGCGACCCCCAAGTCTCCCGACAATCTTCTGGCCGAGCGCGCCGCGCATCAAATCGCGCTCTGGATCGAAGATCCGGACCGCCCCTTCGACCTGCCGCTCGTCGAACGCGGCACGGCTTTCCAGCGCCGCGTATGGGCGGCCATCACAGCAATCCCGCGAGGCCGACAGCGCCGTTACGGCAGCATCGCCGCGGAACTCGGCAGCGCCGCACGCGCCGTCGGGCAGGCCTGCGGCGCCAATCCCTTTCCGCTGGTGGTTCCCTGCCACCGTGTCGTCGCCGCAGGAAGCCTCGGCGGCTTCGCGAACGCCACGGACGGCTACCTCATCAGCGCGAAACGCTGGCTGCTCGAATTCGAAGCACGGTCGTGA
- a CDS encoding chalcone isomerase family protein — protein MGILNGLRRSVALLFLVFWACGAQATTDVAGIGFDDATTVAGQSLALNGAGLRTRMVFKVYAIGLYLPQRAGNLAAILSAPGAKRIRLVTLRDLDAEQFVGGLLEGLKKNHTPQELASLQPSIDAFRNIMLSLKETPKGTQVLLDSIPGSGTRLTVGGTRRGDDIPNEGFYPALLRIWLGEHPADDELKQALLGKGS, from the coding sequence ATGGGGATCCTGAACGGCCTGCGGCGATCGGTCGCACTCCTTTTCCTGGTTTTCTGGGCCTGCGGCGCGCAAGCGACCACCGACGTGGCGGGCATCGGTTTCGACGACGCGACAACCGTCGCAGGCCAATCGCTCGCCCTGAACGGCGCAGGACTTCGGACCCGAATGGTCTTCAAGGTCTATGCGATCGGCCTTTATCTGCCGCAACGCGCCGGCAACCTTGCCGCAATCCTCTCTGCGCCTGGAGCGAAACGAATCCGCCTCGTGACGCTGCGCGATCTGGATGCCGAGCAGTTCGTCGGGGGCTTGCTGGAAGGCCTGAAGAAGAACCATACGCCGCAAGAATTGGCTTCGCTCCAGCCCTCGATCGACGCATTCCGCAATATCATGCTGTCGCTGAAGGAGACCCCAAAAGGCACCCAGGTCCTGCTCGACTCGATTCCCGGCAGCGGCACGCGGCTGACTGTCGGCGGCACGCGTCGCGGCGACGACATCCCCAACGAAGGCTTCTATCCGGCCCTGCTCCGCATCTGGCTCGGCGAACACCCCGCCGACGACGAACTCAAGCAAGCCCTATTGGGCAAGGGCAGCTGA
- a CDS encoding glutamate-5-semialdehyde dehydrogenase yields MDIQEYMQTLGRQARAASRQLAAASTADKNRALLAMAAAIRERSAELLAANARDLEEARAAGLEPAMIDRLTLSATGIEAMAAGLEQIAALPDPVGEITDVKRRPSGIEVGKMRVPLGVIGIIYEARPNVTADAAALCLKSGNAAILRGGKEALHCNQAIAACVRSGLAAAGLPEAAVQVVDTTDRAAVGHLITMPEYVDVIVPRGGKGLIERISREARVPVIKHLDGNCHVYVETQADPDKITPIVENAKTQRYGTCNTAESLLIDRAVAKRFLPEIGRMLAAKHVEMRCCPESLAILREAGVDADRLVAATEQDWHEEYLAPIIAVKVVAGIDEAISHINAYSSGHTEAIITENHSRAMRFLREVDSASVMVNASTRFADGFEYGLGAEIGISTDKIHARGPVGLEGLTSQKWIVFGNGEVRR; encoded by the coding sequence ATGGATATCCAGGAATACATGCAGACCTTGGGCCGCCAGGCCCGCGCCGCGTCGCGCCAACTGGCGGCGGCATCGACCGCCGACAAGAACCGCGCGTTGCTCGCGATGGCTGCTGCGATCCGCGAGCGCAGCGCCGAACTTCTGGCCGCCAACGCCCGCGACCTCGAAGAAGCCCGTGCTGCCGGACTCGAACCGGCGATGATCGACCGCCTGACCCTCAGCGCGACGGGCATCGAAGCGATGGCCGCCGGCCTCGAACAGATCGCCGCCCTGCCCGATCCGGTCGGCGAAATCACGGACGTCAAGCGCCGTCCATCCGGCATCGAAGTCGGCAAGATGCGCGTACCGCTCGGCGTCATCGGCATCATCTACGAGGCCCGCCCGAACGTGACGGCCGATGCGGCAGCGCTCTGCCTCAAGTCCGGCAACGCCGCGATCCTGCGCGGAGGCAAGGAAGCCCTGCACTGCAACCAGGCGATCGCGGCCTGCGTCCGGAGCGGCCTCGCAGCCGCGGGCCTGCCCGAAGCCGCCGTGCAGGTCGTGGACACCACCGACCGCGCCGCCGTCGGCCATCTGATCACGATGCCCGAGTACGTTGACGTGATCGTCCCGCGTGGCGGCAAGGGCCTGATCGAACGCATCTCGCGCGAAGCGCGCGTGCCGGTCATCAAGCACCTGGACGGCAACTGCCACGTCTACGTCGAAACCCAGGCCGATCCGGACAAGATCACTCCGATCGTCGAAAACGCCAAGACACAACGCTACGGCACCTGCAATACCGCCGAGTCGCTCTTGATCGACCGTGCCGTCGCCAAACGCTTCCTGCCCGAGATCGGACGCATGCTGGCGGCCAAGCACGTCGAAATGCGCTGCTGCCCGGAATCGCTCGCGATTCTGCGCGAAGCGGGAGTCGATGCCGATCGCCTCGTCGCCGCCACGGAGCAGGACTGGCATGAGGAATACCTCGCCCCGATCATCGCCGTCAAAGTCGTCGCCGGCATCGACGAGGCGATTTCGCACATCAATGCCTACAGTTCGGGTCACACGGAAGCCATCATCACCGAGAATCACTCCCGCGCGATGCGCTTCCTGCGCGAAGTCGATTCGGCCTCGGTCATGGTCAACGCCTCGACCCGCTTCGCCGACGGCTTCGAATACGGTCTCGGAGCCGAAATCGGCATCTCGACCGACAAGATCCATGCGCGCGGCCCGGTCGGCCTAGAAGGGCTGACGAGCCAGAAGTGGATCGTGTTCGGCAATGGCGAAGTGCGGCGCTGA
- the holA gene encoding DNA polymerase III subunit delta produces the protein MILRPDQLPGILEKPLAPLYLLHGNEPLLVLEAADLIRAAARRQGYTERETLVVGQGFKWDALNAAAGNFSLFGGSKLIDLRIPNGKPGRDGGDALQRHARNATDGVVTLITLPELDWAARKAAWFTALSEAGIAVELNAPERERLPEWIGARLARQKQSAAPEALAFIADHVEGNLLAAHQEILKLGLLHEEGRLSLEDVQDAVLNVARYDIDKLRHAVLEGDPSRCVRLLEGLQGEGAAPPLVLWALANEIRTLASLSTGVAAGQQLTALMKAERIFDERRRQAIQRALPRLQPAALRAALLHAAKIDRIIKGLTAGDVWDEFQQLALRLSRR, from the coding sequence GTGATCCTGCGCCCGGACCAGCTGCCAGGAATCCTCGAGAAACCGCTCGCCCCGCTCTACCTGCTGCATGGCAACGAGCCGCTCCTGGTGCTCGAAGCCGCGGACCTCATACGTGCCGCGGCTCGTCGCCAGGGTTACACGGAGCGGGAAACGCTGGTTGTCGGACAAGGCTTCAAGTGGGATGCACTGAATGCCGCCGCCGGCAATTTTTCGCTGTTCGGCGGTTCGAAGCTAATCGACCTCCGCATCCCCAACGGAAAACCCGGACGGGACGGCGGCGACGCGCTGCAACGCCACGCACGCAACGCGACCGACGGCGTCGTCACACTGATCACACTACCGGAACTCGACTGGGCGGCCCGCAAGGCGGCTTGGTTCACGGCGCTATCCGAAGCCGGGATTGCAGTCGAACTCAATGCCCCTGAACGCGAACGCTTGCCGGAATGGATCGGCGCACGACTCGCGCGTCAGAAGCAGAGCGCGGCGCCCGAAGCGCTCGCCTTCATCGCCGATCACGTCGAAGGCAACCTGCTCGCCGCACACCAGGAAATTCTCAAACTCGGACTGTTGCACGAGGAAGGCAGGCTGAGCCTTGAGGACGTGCAGGACGCGGTGCTGAACGTCGCGCGCTACGACATCGACAAACTCCGTCACGCCGTCCTCGAGGGGGACCCGTCGCGCTGCGTTCGACTGCTCGAAGGCCTACAAGGCGAAGGCGCCGCGCCGCCACTGGTGCTGTGGGCGCTCGCCAACGAAATCCGCACCCTCGCCTCACTCAGCACAGGTGTCGCGGCCGGCCAACAACTGACAGCGCTGATGAAGGCGGAGCGGATCTTCGACGAACGGCGCCGCCAGGCCATCCAGCGCGCGCTGCCGCGACTTCAGCCTGCGGCCCTGCGCGCGGCCCTGCTGCACGCGGCAAAGATCGATCGCATCATCAAAGGACTTACCGCCGGCGACGTCTGGGACGAGTTCCAGCAACTCGCCTTGCGCCTCTCGCGACGCTGA
- the lptE gene encoding LPS assembly lipoprotein LptE, whose protein sequence is MSHSRSRRRTLAALAALATAGALSGCGFQLRGPRPLAFSSIYLGVSTQSDLGAALRRRIRASGSTSVEDDPARADVRLEILRNERHRDILTLTGAGKVREYELTYSIAFRLVDRSGAERIAPTVITAKREYNFDDSQVLAKEQEEALLYNDMQGDLVEQLVRRLAAVKS, encoded by the coding sequence ATGTCCCACAGCCGTTCGCGTCGCCGCACGCTCGCTGCACTCGCCGCCCTCGCGACAGCCGGAGCGCTCTCCGGCTGCGGCTTCCAGCTGCGCGGCCCACGGCCGCTGGCGTTTTCGAGCATCTACTTAGGTGTAAGCACCCAGAGTGACCTGGGTGCGGCGTTGCGGCGCCGGATTCGCGCCAGCGGCAGCACCAGCGTCGAAGACGATCCGGCAAGAGCCGACGTGCGTCTCGAAATCCTGCGCAACGAACGCCACCGCGACATCCTGACGCTGACCGGCGCCGGCAAGGTCCGCGAGTATGAACTGACCTACTCGATCGCCTTCCGGCTCGTCGACCGCTCCGGCGCGGAGCGAATTGCCCCAACGGTCATCACCGCGAAACGCGAATACAATTTCGACGACTCGCAGGTGCTGGCGAAGGAACAGGAAGAGGCGCTGCTATACAACGACATGCAGGGCGACCTGGTCGAGCAGTTGGTGCGGCGCCTGGCCGCCGTCAAGTCGTGA
- the leuS gene encoding leucine--tRNA ligase produces the protein MQDKYTPATVEAAAQQHWESTQAFRVTEDANKPKYYCLSMFPYPSGKLHMGHVRNYTIGDVLARYHRMRGYNVLQPMGWDAFGMPAENAAIQNNVPPAKWTYANIDYMKGQLKRLGFAIDWSRELATCKPDYYRWEQWLFTRLYKKGLVYKRLGTVNWDPVDETVLANEQVIDGRGWRSGAVVEKREIPMYYMKITAYADELLDALDGLPGWPEQVKLMQKNWIGRSEGVEIHFPYDLSTVGSSGVLKVFTTRADTLLGATYVAVAAEHPLALQAAKNNPELAAFVDECRHGGIAEADLATIEKKGMPTGLRVVHPITGEYLPVWVANYVLMGYGEGAVMAVPAHDERDFAFATKYQLPIQMVVRSTRDAYSETAAPWQDAYAEPGRLVNSRKYDGLHFQDAVDAISADLQATGLGMKRTQYRLRDWGISRQRYWGCPIPMIHCDDCGDVPVPDEQLPVVLPENVEVTGRGSPLAKMPEFYQCSCPSCGKPARRETDTMDTFVESSWYFLRYACTDNATAMVDSRVNYWAPVDQYIGGIEHAILHLLYSRFFTRAMRDEGMVNVSEPFTNLLTQGMVVADTYYREADNGKKDWINPADVQVERDDKGRPVGAKLTADGQPVVIGGTEKMSKSKNNGVDPQALVERYGADTARLFIIFAAPPDQQLEWSDSGVEGAYRFLRRVWSFGHAFATEYKAALPASRSLASAKLPESLAAVRREIHTCLKQANYDFGKHQFNTVVSAAMKILNALEKAARDDAAAHAEVVEEGLSILLRLLAPITPHVAHALWSECGFAGDLLQAAWPEPSESALKQDEIELVVQVNGKLRGSVKVAADAPTSQIEALALASEAAVKFMEGKPPRKVVVVPGRLVNIVV, from the coding sequence ATGCAGGACAAATACACCCCCGCGACGGTAGAAGCCGCTGCCCAACAGCACTGGGAAAGCACCCAGGCGTTCCGTGTCACCGAGGACGCGAACAAGCCCAAGTACTACTGCCTGAGCATGTTCCCCTACCCCTCGGGCAAGCTGCACATGGGCCACGTGCGCAACTACACCATCGGTGACGTGCTCGCCCGCTATCACCGCATGCGCGGCTACAACGTCCTGCAACCCATGGGCTGGGACGCGTTCGGCATGCCGGCGGAAAACGCCGCGATCCAGAACAACGTGCCGCCGGCGAAGTGGACCTACGCCAACATCGACTACATGAAGGGCCAGCTGAAGCGCCTGGGCTTCGCGATCGACTGGTCGCGCGAGCTCGCGACCTGCAAGCCCGACTACTACCGCTGGGAACAGTGGCTCTTTACGCGCCTGTACAAGAAAGGCCTGGTCTACAAGCGCCTCGGCACCGTCAACTGGGACCCGGTCGACGAGACCGTGCTTGCCAACGAGCAGGTCATCGATGGCCGCGGCTGGCGCAGCGGCGCTGTGGTCGAAAAACGCGAAATACCGATGTACTACATGAAGATCACCGCCTACGCGGATGAGCTTCTCGACGCGCTTGACGGCCTGCCGGGCTGGCCTGAGCAGGTCAAGCTGATGCAGAAGAACTGGATCGGCCGCTCCGAAGGCGTCGAAATCCATTTCCCCTACGACCTGTCGACGGTCGGCAGCTCAGGCGTGCTGAAGGTCTTCACGACCCGCGCCGACACCCTGCTGGGCGCGACCTACGTCGCCGTCGCGGCCGAGCATCCGCTTGCGCTGCAAGCCGCGAAGAACAATCCGGAACTCGCCGCCTTCGTCGACGAATGCCGCCACGGCGGTATCGCCGAAGCCGATCTTGCGACGATCGAGAAGAAGGGCATGCCGACCGGCCTGCGCGTCGTGCATCCGATCACCGGCGAATATCTCCCGGTGTGGGTCGCCAACTACGTGCTGATGGGCTACGGCGAAGGTGCGGTGATGGCCGTCCCCGCCCACGACGAACGCGACTTCGCCTTCGCAACCAAGTACCAACTGCCGATCCAGATGGTCGTGCGCTCGACCCGCGACGCTTATTCGGAAACCGCCGCCCCGTGGCAGGACGCCTACGCTGAACCCGGTCGCCTCGTGAATTCGCGCAAGTACGACGGCCTGCACTTTCAGGACGCCGTCGATGCGATCTCGGCCGACCTGCAGGCCACCGGCCTCGGCATGAAGCGCACCCAGTACCGCCTGCGCGATTGGGGCATCTCGCGCCAGCGCTACTGGGGTTGCCCGATCCCGATGATCCACTGCGACGACTGCGGCGACGTCCCCGTGCCGGACGAGCAACTGCCGGTCGTGCTGCCCGAGAACGTCGAAGTCACCGGCCGCGGTTCGCCGCTGGCCAAGATGCCCGAGTTCTACCAGTGCTCCTGCCCGAGCTGTGGCAAGCCGGCACGGCGCGAAACCGACACGATGGACACCTTCGTCGAGTCGTCCTGGTACTTCCTGCGCTACGCCTGCACCGACAATGCCACTGCGATGGTCGATTCGCGCGTCAATTACTGGGCGCCGGTCGACCAGTACATCGGCGGCATCGAACATGCGATCCTGCACCTCCTCTACTCGCGCTTTTTCACCCGTGCGATGCGCGACGAAGGCATGGTCAACGTCTCCGAGCCCTTCACCAACCTGCTGACGCAGGGCATGGTGGTCGCCGACACCTACTACCGCGAAGCCGACAACGGCAAGAAGGATTGGATCAACCCGGCCGACGTCCAGGTCGAGCGTGATGACAAGGGCCGTCCCGTCGGCGCGAAGCTCACTGCCGACGGCCAGCCCGTCGTCATCGGCGGCACCGAAAAGATGTCGAAGTCGAAGAACAACGGCGTCGACCCACAGGCGCTCGTCGAGCGTTACGGCGCCGACACGGCCCGCCTCTTCATCATCTTCGCCGCACCGCCCGATCAACAGCTCGAATGGTCGGATTCCGGCGTCGAAGGCGCGTACCGCTTCCTGCGCCGCGTGTGGTCCTTCGGCCACGCTTTCGCAACCGAATACAAGGCGGCTCTGCCCGCCAGCCGCAGCCTGGCTTCCGCCAAGCTGCCGGAAAGCCTGGCCGCCGTGCGTCGCGAAATCCACACCTGTCTCAAGCAGGCCAACTACGACTTCGGCAAGCATCAGTTCAACACCGTCGTTTCGGCGGCGATGAAGATCCTCAACGCCCTCGAAAAGGCCGCGCGCGACGATGCCGCGGCCCACGCGGAAGTTGTCGAAGAGGGTCTGTCGATCCTGCTGCGCCTGCTCGCACCGATCACGCCACACGTCGCGCATGCGCTATGGAGCGAGTGTGGTTTCGCCGGCGACCTGCTGCAGGCCGCCTGGCCGGAGCCGTCGGAGAGCGCGCTCAAGCAGGACGAGATCGAACTCGTCGTGCAGGTGAACGGCAAGCTCCGCGGCAGCGTGAAGGTCGCCGCCGACGCGCCGACCTCGCAGATCGAAGCCCTCGCGCTGGCCTCGGAAGCCGCCGTGAAATTCATGGAAGGCAAGCCGCCGCGCAAGGTCGTGGTCGTGCCGGGCCGGCTCGTCAATATCGTCGTCTGA
- a CDS encoding UvrD-helicase domain-containing protein, protein MSDLLANLNAEQLQAVTLPPRHALILAGAGSGKTRVLTTRIAWLVQTGQVDPQGVLAVTFTNKAAKELLARLSAMLPLNFGHTARGMWIGTFHGLCNRLLRTHHRDAGLPQLFQILDSGDQLAAIKRLLKTLNVDDEKFPPRELQHFINAQKEAGLRPHAVQAWDDYTRRRVELYIEYEAQCQRESVVDFAELLLRSYELLERNEPIRRHYQRRFRHILVDEFQDTNRLQYRWLKLLADEGREGGACLFCVGDDDQSIYRFRGAEVGNMRDFEREFRVDSVIRLEQNYRSHGNILDAANAIIRHNTGRLGKNLWTERGAGEPIRVFEAYADSDEARWIVEEIQSLVRDGASRSDIALLYRSNAQSRVLEHQLFSSGIAYRVYGGLRFFERQEIKHALAYLRLIANPDDDTAFSRVVNFPTRGIGARSLETLQDAARTWNTSLYATVPHLTGKPGTVLAQFVRLVEDMRRDTANLPLPELVDHALDASGLRNFYRSEKEGQERLENLDELINAAANFLADASPDAEAMAQSHALLADFLAHASLEAGDHQADPGSEAVQLMTVHASKGLEFDVVFLSGLEEGLFPHENSAMETEGLEEERRLMYVAVTRARQRLYLSFAQSRMLHGQTRYNMRSRFLEEIPQALTKWLSPPSPRGMGMRGGGEPARGGYSPRPAPAPARNQDLGGLRIGQLVTHAKFGQGVIVAAEGSGSDARVQINFGSAGMKWLMLAVARLTPA, encoded by the coding sequence ATGTCCGATCTGCTTGCCAATCTGAACGCCGAACAACTCCAGGCCGTCACTCTCCCCCCGCGTCATGCACTGATTCTTGCGGGCGCCGGTTCGGGGAAGACCCGCGTGCTGACGACGCGGATCGCTTGGCTGGTCCAGACGGGGCAGGTCGATCCACAGGGGGTGTTGGCGGTCACCTTCACGAACAAGGCCGCCAAGGAGTTGCTGGCGCGCCTGTCGGCGATGCTGCCGCTGAACTTCGGTCATACCGCGCGCGGAATGTGGATCGGTACCTTTCATGGCCTGTGCAACCGGTTGTTGCGGACACATCACCGCGACGCCGGATTGCCTCAACTGTTCCAGATCTTGGATTCCGGCGATCAGCTGGCCGCGATCAAGCGTCTGCTGAAGACTCTCAACGTCGACGACGAGAAATTTCCGCCGCGTGAGCTGCAGCACTTCATCAACGCCCAGAAGGAAGCCGGTTTGCGTCCGCATGCCGTTCAGGCCTGGGACGATTACACGCGCCGCCGCGTGGAGCTTTACATCGAGTATGAGGCGCAGTGCCAGCGCGAGTCTGTTGTGGATTTTGCGGAGTTGTTGCTGCGCAGCTATGAGCTGCTCGAACGCAACGAGCCCATCCGTCGTCACTACCAGCGCCGATTCCGGCACATCCTCGTCGATGAGTTCCAGGACACGAACCGGCTGCAATACCGCTGGCTGAAGCTGCTCGCTGACGAGGGGCGGGAAGGTGGGGCCTGCCTATTCTGCGTGGGCGATGACGACCAGTCGATCTACCGCTTCCGCGGTGCCGAAGTCGGCAATATGCGCGACTTCGAGCGTGAGTTCCGCGTCGACAGCGTGATTCGCCTGGAGCAGAACTATCGCTCGCACGGCAATATTCTCGATGCGGCGAACGCGATCATCCGGCACAACACCGGCCGCCTGGGCAAGAACTTGTGGACGGAGCGCGGCGCCGGCGAGCCGATCCGCGTGTTCGAAGCCTACGCGGACAGCGACGAGGCGCGCTGGATCGTCGAAGAAATCCAGTCGCTGGTGCGGGATGGCGCGAGCCGGTCGGACATCGCCTTGCTGTATCGCTCCAATGCTCAATCCCGGGTGCTGGAGCATCAGCTTTTTTCGTCGGGTATCGCTTATCGCGTGTACGGCGGATTGCGCTTCTTCGAGCGCCAGGAGATCAAGCACGCGCTCGCTTATCTGCGCCTGATTGCGAATCCCGACGACGACACGGCGTTTAGCCGCGTGGTGAATTTCCCGACGCGCGGCATCGGTGCCCGTTCGCTCGAGACGCTGCAGGACGCGGCGCGGACCTGGAATACGAGCCTGTATGCGACGGTGCCGCATCTGACCGGCAAGCCGGGCACGGTGCTCGCGCAGTTCGTCCGTCTGGTCGAGGATATGCGCCGGGATACGGCGAATCTCCCGCTGCCCGAACTGGTCGATCACGCGCTCGATGCGAGCGGGCTGCGCAACTTCTACCGCAGCGAAAAGGAGGGGCAGGAGCGGCTCGAGAACCTCGACGAACTGATCAATGCGGCGGCGAATTTCCTCGCGGATGCGAGTCCCGATGCGGAAGCGATGGCCCAGTCGCACGCCTTGCTGGCGGATTTTCTCGCGCACGCGTCGCTCGAGGCGGGCGACCATCAGGCCGATCCGGGCAGTGAAGCGGTGCAGTTGATGACCGTGCATGCGTCGAAGGGTCTGGAATTCGACGTCGTCTTCCTTTCCGGGCTGGAGGAAGGCTTGTTTCCGCACGAAAACAGCGCGATGGAAACGGAGGGGCTGGAGGAGGAGCGGCGCCTGATGTACGTCGCGGTGACGCGCGCGCGGCAGCGGCTGTATCTGTCATTCGCGCAGAGCCGGATGTTGCACGGCCAGACGCGTTACAACATGCGTTCGCGTTTTCTCGAGGAGATTCCGCAGGCGCTTACGAAGTGGCTGTCGCCCCCGAGTCCGCGCGGCATGGGGATGCGGGGGGGCGGGGAGCCGGCGCGCGGTGGCTATTCGCCGCGACCGGCGCCGGCGCCCGCGCGGAATCAGGACCTGGGCGGACTGCGCATCGGCCAGTTGGTCACCCACGCGAAGTTCGGCCAAGGGGTGATCGTCGCCGCCGAAGGCAGCGGCTCCGATGCGCGCGTTCAGATCAACTTCGGCTCGGCCGGCATGAAGTGGTTGATGCTGGCAGTGGCCCGGCTTACGCCGGCGTAA